The proteins below are encoded in one region of Clostridium pasteurianum DSM 525 = ATCC 6013:
- a CDS encoding dihydroorotate dehydrogenase, with protein MTNVSISGVDFKNPVIAASGTFGFGNEYMNYFDVGRLGGISSKGLTIMPKEGNNGMRIYEVASGIMNSVGLQNPGVEHFIKEELEDMKKLNTVVIANLGGGTTEDYEKGIELLDKTDVDIIELNISCPNVKHGGMAFGIKSKVAFDVVSKVRKLCHKPLMVKLSPNAEDIVDMAVKCTEAGADSISLVNTFKAMAIDINKRRPVFDNVSAGLSGPCIKPIALRMVYEVAKAVDVPVVGMGGISNGKDAIEFIMAGATAVQVGTANFMKPDICVDIIEDIEKFMEREGINNLSEIIGIIK; from the coding sequence ATGACTAATGTTAGTATTTCTGGAGTTGATTTTAAGAATCCTGTAATTGCTGCCTCTGGAACTTTTGGTTTTGGAAATGAGTATATGAATTATTTTGATGTAGGTAGACTTGGGGGAATTTCTTCGAAAGGCTTGACTATTATGCCTAAAGAAGGTAATAATGGTATGAGAATTTATGAAGTAGCTAGTGGAATAATGAATAGTGTAGGATTACAGAATCCGGGTGTTGAGCATTTCATAAAAGAGGAACTAGAAGATATGAAAAAGCTCAATACTGTAGTAATAGCTAATTTAGGCGGAGGAACAACGGAGGATTATGAAAAGGGCATTGAATTGCTTGATAAGACAGATGTAGATATTATAGAATTAAATATATCTTGCCCAAATGTTAAGCATGGTGGAATGGCTTTTGGCATAAAATCTAAAGTTGCCTTTGATGTAGTCAGCAAAGTGAGAAAACTTTGTCATAAACCTCTTATGGTAAAATTGTCACCTAATGCTGAGGATATAGTGGATATGGCCGTTAAATGTACTGAAGCAGGAGCTGATTCTATATCTTTGGTTAATACTTTTAAGGCTATGGCAATTGACATAAATAAAAGGAGACCTGTATTTGACAATGTAAGCGCAGGACTTTCTGGTCCCTGTATAAAACCTATTGCTTTAAGAATGGTATATGAGGTAGCAAAAGCGGTAGATGTACCTGTAGTTGGTATGGGTGGTATATCTAATGGAAAGGATGCTATAGAATTTATCATGGCAGGAGCAACTGCAGTGCAGGTTGGAACAGCTAATTTTATGAAACCGGATATATGTGTTGATATAATAGAGGATATTGAAAAATTTATGGAAAGAGAAGGAATAAATAATCTTTCAGAAATAATCGGTATAATTAAATAA
- a CDS encoding dihydroorotate dehydrogenase electron transfer subunit encodes MSEKYMVKNVFSNEKIEEDIYEITIDGKFEGNPGQFYLLRAWDEEPVLSRPISIYDKDEEKIKFLYRVCGRGTEILTKLKKGDEIKLTGPLGNGFPLEKLKGKVALVAGGIGIAPMLYLAKKLKNSSLDLYAGFRSGSKTVDDVGKNVNKLYLSTENGEVGHKGYVTDLLNVENYDVVVCCGPEIMMSKIIKMCDEKKVPLYVSMENRMACGIGACLVCTCKTKDGRKRSCKEGPVFLGEELVIND; translated from the coding sequence ATGAGCGAAAAATATATGGTGAAAAACGTATTTAGTAATGAAAAGATAGAGGAAGATATATATGAGATTACTATAGATGGGAAATTTGAGGGTAATCCTGGTCAGTTTTATCTGTTAAGAGCTTGGGATGAAGAACCTGTATTATCCAGGCCTATAAGCATATATGATAAAGATGAGGAAAAAATAAAATTTTTATATAGAGTGTGCGGCAGAGGAACAGAAATTTTAACTAAATTAAAAAAAGGTGACGAAATAAAACTTACAGGACCGCTTGGAAATGGTTTCCCTTTGGAAAAATTGAAGGGGAAAGTTGCTTTAGTGGCAGGAGGTATTGGTATTGCACCAATGCTGTATTTAGCCAAGAAATTAAAAAATTCTTCATTGGATTTATATGCTGGGTTTAGAAGCGGTAGTAAAACTGTGGATGATGTGGGAAAAAATGTTAATAAATTATACTTATCCACAGAAAATGGTGAAGTTGGACATAAAGGATATGTAACAGATTTGCTTAATGTGGAAAATTATGATGTGGTAGTTTGCTGTGGACCAGAAATAATGATGTCAAAGATAATTAAAATGTGTGATGAAAAAAAGGTGCCATTATATGTATCTATGGAAAATAGAATGGCCTGTGGAATCGGTGCATGTCTTGTATGTACTTGTAAAACTAAAGATGGAAGAAAGAGATCTTGTAAAGAAGGTCCTGTATTCTTAGGAGAGGAGCTAGTAATAAATGACTAA